Proteins co-encoded in one Bacillus infantis NRRL B-14911 genomic window:
- a CDS encoding YjbA family protein: MLYLHDVWVNWFEGEENGYNVCHFHEWRKDDSVELLDQVPLLKVEPLLFNYIENDLSELPQQLLNDIYQKAYLRKNHERTQLDYCFVVSDGSGILAVDTISYNIPIRKSRLIPRQEQLAYEMLDNQETIQYAFNDQSCLKDFHILSPAPEMMNGLTRKERQLKQLLFMALDQLHSSGNTAEIRYWYTEWNPEKYTIIQQLEFEQAWKSLYEETKLGWSGKHEAFCENIIKGQPFFEKLWEMEHGSKVN, translated from the coding sequence ATGTTGTATCTTCATGATGTATGGGTGAACTGGTTTGAAGGAGAAGAAAACGGATATAATGTATGCCACTTTCATGAATGGAGAAAAGATGACAGTGTGGAATTGCTTGATCAGGTCCCATTGTTAAAGGTAGAGCCGCTCCTTTTCAACTACATAGAAAACGACTTATCAGAACTGCCGCAACAGCTGCTGAACGACATCTACCAAAAAGCATATTTGCGAAAAAACCACGAACGGACACAGCTTGATTACTGTTTTGTCGTCTCCGACGGTTCAGGCATATTGGCAGTCGATACGATCAGCTATAATATACCCATCCGCAAAAGCCGGCTGATTCCAAGGCAGGAGCAGCTTGCTTACGAAATGCTTGATAATCAGGAAACCATCCAATATGCATTTAACGACCAATCCTGTTTAAAGGATTTTCACATCCTTTCGCCAGCCCCGGAAATGATGAACGGCCTTACCAGAAAAGAAAGGCAGCTGAAGCAGCTGCTCTTTATGGCTCTTGATCAGCTTCATTCATCTGGGAATACAGCTGAAATCCGCTATTGGTATACAGAGTGGAATCCAGAGAAATATACTATAATCCAGCAGCTGGAATTCGAACAGGCCTGGAAGTCACTGTATGAGGAAACGAAGCTGGGATGGTCAGGAAAACATGAAGCTTTTTGCGAAAATATCATTAAAGGGCAGCCATTTTTTGAGAAACTGTGGGAAATGGAGCATGGCTCGAAAGTGAATTAA
- the trpS gene encoding tryptophan--tRNA ligase, with protein sequence MKTIFSGIQPSGTLTLGNYIGAMKQFVELQNEYNCYFCIVDQHAITVQQDRMELRKNIRSLAALYLAVGIDPEKATLFIQSEVPAHAQAGWMMQCVSYIGELERMTQFKDKSHGKEAVSSGLLTYPPLMAADILLYKTDLVPVGEDQKQHLELTRDLAERFNKKYNDIFTIPEVRIAKVGARVMSLQDPAKKMSKSDSNKKSFISLLDDPKQIEKKIKSAVTDSEGIVKFDKENKPGVSNLLSIYSILSGRTIDEIEAQYEGKGYGDFKGDLAKVVVDTIVPIQEKYTQLMESSELDEILDRGAEKAQFTANKMLAKMENAMGLGRKRR encoded by the coding sequence ATGAAAACCATTTTTTCCGGCATCCAGCCCAGCGGCACTCTTACACTGGGGAATTATATAGGTGCCATGAAGCAATTCGTGGAATTGCAAAACGAATATAACTGCTATTTCTGCATTGTCGATCAGCATGCCATCACTGTCCAGCAGGACCGGATGGAGCTCCGCAAAAATATCAGGAGCCTTGCAGCCCTCTATCTTGCTGTCGGGATCGACCCTGAGAAAGCAACACTTTTCATCCAGTCTGAAGTCCCTGCCCATGCACAGGCCGGATGGATGATGCAATGCGTTTCCTATATCGGGGAGCTTGAGAGGATGACCCAGTTTAAAGATAAGTCCCACGGAAAAGAAGCAGTATCTTCCGGCCTGCTGACCTATCCGCCGCTCATGGCTGCCGACATTCTTCTATATAAGACAGACCTGGTTCCTGTAGGGGAAGATCAGAAGCAGCATTTGGAGCTTACAAGGGATTTGGCAGAAAGATTCAACAAGAAATATAATGACATCTTTACAATCCCGGAAGTGCGGATCGCAAAAGTAGGGGCAAGAGTTATGTCCCTCCAGGATCCGGCTAAAAAGATGAGTAAATCTGATTCTAACAAAAAGTCTTTCATCTCTTTGCTTGATGATCCGAAGCAGATTGAGAAAAAAATTAAAAGCGCAGTTACGGACTCTGAAGGAATTGTAAAGTTTGATAAAGAAAATAAGCCTGGAGTTTCCAATCTCTTATCTATCTACTCCATCCTTTCCGGCAGGACTATAGACGAGATCGAGGCGCAATACGAAGGAAAAGGCTACGGAGACTTCAAAGGCGATCTTGCAAAAGTGGTTGTCGATACAATCGTGCCAATCCAGGAAAAATACACTCAGCTCATGGAATCAAGCGAGCTGGATGAAATCCTGGATAGAGGAGCCGAAAAGGCTCAATTCACTGCCAATAAAATGCTGGCCAAAATGGAAAACGCCATGGGGCTCGGCAGAAAACGCCGATAA
- a CDS encoding peptide ABC transporter substrate-binding protein, whose protein sequence is MNKRLSIFFSMLLVLSMFLAACSGGGDDAGSGSDGDGGKDVPQDLAVNINSEPPSLHPGLAKDATSGTVLRQTFEGLTRINPDGKPEPAAAEKIEVSEDQKVYTYTLRDAQWTNGDPVTAEDFAYAWKWAIDPANQSEYAYQLYYIAGAEAANTGGGSLDDVGIEVVDEKTLKVTLANPTPFFDELTAFYTYLPINSKVAQANPDWANDAGDDYTSNGPFKMTEWSHSDKIVLEKNDTYWDKDTVKLNSIEMIMVNDPNTELSMLDNGELDWAGAPTGALPTDAMQALKDEDRLVTQPIAGVYNYKFNTTAEPFNNVNIRKAFTYAINRQELIDNILQGEQLPAMAIVPPSMFAENEEGYFADNDVEKAKEFLQKGLEELGYKDASELPAVTLSYNTSEAHQKIAQAIQDMWKQNLGVEVTLDNSEWAVYLDKVHALDYQVARMGWLGDFNDAINFLELYRDADGGNNDTGWESKEFQDLLAQSATEADAEARQQLLKDAEAIFMEDMPVAPIYFYTNNWVQDESLKGVAVSGLGDVQYKWAYFE, encoded by the coding sequence GTGAACAAAAGATTATCGATCTTTTTTAGTATGTTGCTTGTTCTAAGCATGTTCCTTGCAGCGTGCAGCGGCGGCGGCGATGATGCCGGCAGCGGAAGCGATGGAGACGGAGGGAAAGACGTACCTCAGGACTTAGCGGTTAACATTAACTCTGAACCGCCTTCACTTCACCCGGGCCTTGCAAAGGATGCAACTTCCGGTACTGTTCTTCGCCAGACTTTCGAAGGTCTGACACGCATCAATCCAGATGGAAAGCCTGAACCGGCAGCAGCTGAGAAAATTGAAGTATCTGAAGATCAGAAAGTTTATACTTACACATTAAGGGATGCTCAATGGACTAATGGCGATCCTGTAACGGCAGAAGACTTTGCATATGCATGGAAGTGGGCTATCGATCCTGCCAACCAGTCTGAGTATGCTTACCAGCTTTACTATATCGCAGGTGCTGAAGCTGCCAACACTGGCGGCGGTTCACTTGATGACGTAGGAATCGAAGTTGTAGATGAAAAAACGCTTAAAGTAACTTTGGCAAATCCTACTCCATTCTTTGATGAATTGACTGCATTCTATACGTACCTGCCGATCAACAGCAAGGTTGCACAAGCAAACCCTGACTGGGCAAACGATGCAGGCGACGATTATACTTCAAATGGTCCTTTCAAGATGACTGAATGGTCACACAGTGACAAGATTGTTCTTGAAAAGAACGATACTTACTGGGATAAAGATACTGTAAAGCTTAACTCGATCGAAATGATCATGGTAAATGATCCAAACACTGAACTGTCAATGCTTGACAACGGCGAGCTTGACTGGGCAGGAGCACCGACTGGAGCACTTCCGACTGATGCTATGCAGGCCCTTAAAGACGAAGACCGCCTTGTAACACAGCCTATCGCTGGTGTTTACAACTACAAATTCAACACAACTGCAGAACCTTTCAACAATGTGAATATCCGTAAGGCATTCACATATGCAATCAACCGTCAGGAGCTTATCGACAACATCCTTCAGGGTGAACAGCTTCCAGCGATGGCTATCGTTCCGCCGTCAATGTTCGCTGAAAATGAAGAAGGCTATTTTGCTGACAATGATGTAGAAAAAGCTAAAGAATTCTTGCAAAAAGGTCTGGAAGAGCTTGGCTACAAGGATGCTTCTGAGCTTCCTGCAGTAACTCTTTCTTATAATACTTCTGAAGCACACCAGAAGATTGCTCAGGCAATCCAGGATATGTGGAAGCAGAACCTTGGCGTAGAAGTAACACTTGATAACTCTGAGTGGGCTGTATACCTTGATAAGGTTCACGCTCTTGACTACCAGGTAGCTCGTATGGGCTGGCTTGGAGACTTCAACGATGCAATCAACTTCCTTGAGCTTTACCGTGATGCTGATGGAGGTAACAACGATACTGGATGGGAAAGCAAAGAATTCCAGGATCTGTTAGCGCAATCTGCAACAGAAGCTGATGCAGAAGCACGTCAGCAGCTGCTTAAAGATGCTGAAGCAATCTTCATGGAAGATATGCCTGTAGCTCCTATCTATTTCTACACAAACAACTGGGTTCAGGATGAAAGCCTTAAAGGCGTAGCTGTTTCCGGACTTGGCGACGTTCAATACAAATGGGCGTACTTTGAATAA
- a CDS encoding ABC transporter permease, translating into MAKYIGKRLIYMIVSLWLIITATFFFMRIAPGNPFTSEKQLPPEIEANLNAHYGLDQPWYVQYGEYLLRIIKWDFGPSFKYKSQTVNDLISEGFPVSLMLGIEAILIAVSIGVVLGVIAALKHNKWQDYTAMIVAVMGISVPSFIMATFLQYFLAIKLGVFPVARWESFMHTILPALALAASPMAFIARLTRSSMLEVLSNDYIKTAKSKGLSQGVITIKHTIRNAMLPVVSYMGPLSAGIITGSFVIEKIFGIPGLGSHFVLSIGNRDYTVIMGVTVFYSIILLVSILLVDIAYGLIDPRIKLAGGKKGE; encoded by the coding sequence ATGGCGAAATATATTGGAAAACGCTTAATCTATATGATTGTCTCGCTGTGGCTTATCATCACAGCAACGTTTTTCTTTATGCGCATTGCACCAGGGAATCCATTTACATCAGAAAAACAACTGCCTCCCGAAATTGAAGCAAACCTGAATGCCCACTACGGGCTCGATCAGCCATGGTATGTTCAATATGGGGAGTATCTATTAAGAATCATAAAATGGGATTTTGGCCCATCTTTTAAGTATAAGAGCCAGACTGTCAATGATTTAATCAGCGAAGGTTTTCCTGTATCTCTTATGCTCGGTATCGAGGCGATTCTGATCGCAGTTTCAATCGGTGTTGTTTTAGGGGTTATTGCAGCCCTCAAGCACAATAAGTGGCAGGACTACACTGCAATGATCGTTGCAGTTATGGGGATCTCGGTTCCTTCCTTCATCATGGCCACATTCCTGCAATATTTCCTTGCGATTAAACTTGGCGTCTTCCCGGTAGCCAGGTGGGAGTCCTTCATGCATACGATATTGCCTGCGTTGGCGCTTGCGGCATCTCCAATGGCGTTTATCGCCCGTCTGACGCGTTCTTCCATGCTGGAAGTGCTCTCTAATGATTATATTAAAACGGCTAAATCTAAAGGTTTGAGCCAGGGTGTTATTACCATTAAACATACAATCCGAAATGCTATGCTTCCTGTCGTTTCCTATATGGGACCTCTTTCAGCAGGTATTATTACAGGCAGCTTCGTAATTGAAAAGATCTTTGGTATTCCGGGACTCGGCTCCCACTTTGTATTAAGCATCGGAAACCGTGATTACACTGTTATTATGGGAGTTACCGTATTCTACAGTATCATTCTGTTAGTGTCTATTCTCCTTGTCGACATTGCGTACGGACTCATTGACCCGCGCATCAAACTTGCAGGCGGGAAGAAAGGAGAGTAA
- a CDS encoding ABC transporter permease: protein MGQLSKDKFRVVGTQTTDAEKISKPSLSFWKDVTLRFRKNKLAMFGIVLLAILVFMAIFGPYMTPYDYASNDLGNKNQSPSSEHWFGTDDLGRDVFARTWEGARISLFIGLAAALIDLFIGVLWGGIAGFKGGRTDEYMMRAADVLYGIPYLLLVILLMVVLGQSVGTMILAMTITGWINMSRIVRGQVLSLKNQEYVLASRTLGANVSRIMFKHLIPNTMGPILVTMTLTVPSAIFTEAFLSYLGLGLTPPVASWGTMANDGLPALRYYPWRLFFPATFICLTIFAFNVIGDGLRDALDPRLRK, encoded by the coding sequence ATGGGACAGTTATCAAAAGATAAATTCAGAGTTGTTGGCACACAAACAACTGATGCAGAAAAAATCAGTAAACCAAGCCTATCTTTCTGGAAAGATGTTACACTTAGATTCCGAAAAAACAAGCTTGCCATGTTTGGGATTGTGCTTTTGGCCATCCTTGTATTTATGGCGATCTTTGGACCATATATGACACCATATGATTATGCATCAAACGATCTAGGCAATAAAAATCAGTCACCATCTTCCGAGCACTGGTTCGGTACAGATGATCTGGGACGCGATGTATTTGCCCGTACATGGGAAGGTGCACGAATCTCCCTGTTCATCGGTTTGGCAGCTGCATTAATTGATCTCTTCATTGGCGTACTATGGGGCGGCATCGCCGGCTTCAAAGGCGGACGCACAGATGAATATATGATGCGTGCAGCGGATGTCCTTTATGGGATTCCTTACTTGCTGCTTGTTATCCTTCTTATGGTTGTATTAGGCCAGAGTGTCGGCACGATGATCCTTGCCATGACCATTACCGGATGGATCAATATGTCACGTATTGTCCGTGGACAAGTCCTTTCACTTAAGAATCAGGAATATGTCCTTGCTTCAAGAACTTTGGGAGCAAATGTTTCGCGCATCATGTTCAAGCACCTGATCCCGAATACAATGGGCCCTATTCTTGTAACCATGACACTTACAGTGCCATCAGCTATCTTTACTGAGGCATTCCTTAGCTATTTGGGTCTTGGTCTGACACCGCCTGTAGCGAGCTGGGGAACCATGGCAAATGACGGCCTTCCGGCACTTAGATATTATCCTTGGCGCTTGTTCTTCCCGGCAACGTTTATCTGCTTGACCATCTTTGCATTTAACGTAATCGGCGACGGACTTCGTGATGCGCTAGATCCGCGACTACGCAAATAA
- a CDS encoding ABC transporter ATP-binding protein — protein sequence MEKLLEVKDLRVSFQTYGGEVQAVRGVSFDLHKGETLAIVGESGSGKSVTSQTIMKLIPMPPGRIAGGQILLDGDDIVPKSEKEMEKIRGKEISMIFQDPMTSLNPTMRIGRQIMEVLIKHQNMSSSAAKDRATELLRLVGIPMPEKRVNQYPHEFSGGMRQRAMIAIALAASPKLLIADEPTTALDVTIQAQILDLMKDLQSKMDTSIIFITHDLGVVANVADRVAVMYAGQIVEMGTVDEIFYDPRHPYTWGLLASMPSLDNDGKTELAAIPGTPPDLTNPPVGDAFAARNQFALAIDFEEEPPMYQISETHFAKTWLLHPDAPEVEPPEAVKRRIRKLSSTFDKPVLVKEGK from the coding sequence ATGGAAAAATTACTCGAAGTAAAAGATTTAAGAGTCTCATTCCAAACTTATGGAGGAGAAGTCCAGGCTGTCCGCGGCGTGTCCTTCGATCTTCATAAAGGTGAGACCCTCGCGATTGTCGGCGAGTCCGGTTCAGGTAAAAGTGTTACCTCCCAGACAATCATGAAATTGATTCCGATGCCGCCAGGCAGAATTGCTGGAGGACAAATTCTCCTTGATGGCGACGATATCGTTCCAAAATCGGAAAAGGAAATGGAAAAGATCCGCGGTAAAGAAATCAGTATGATTTTCCAGGATCCAATGACTTCTCTGAACCCGACAATGAGAATTGGCCGCCAAATCATGGAGGTGCTGATCAAGCACCAGAATATGTCATCTTCTGCTGCTAAGGATAGGGCGACAGAGCTTTTGCGCCTTGTTGGGATTCCAATGCCGGAGAAGCGTGTAAACCAATATCCTCATGAGTTCTCAGGCGGTATGAGACAGCGTGCTATGATTGCCATCGCACTTGCCGCAAGTCCAAAGCTTTTGATCGCGGACGAGCCTACAACAGCGCTTGATGTAACAATTCAGGCTCAGATTCTGGATCTAATGAAGGATCTTCAGAGCAAAATGGATACTTCCATTATCTTTATTACTCATGACCTTGGTGTAGTTGCCAATGTAGCAGACCGTGTTGCTGTTATGTATGCCGGCCAGATTGTAGAAATGGGAACAGTTGATGAAATATTCTATGATCCGCGCCATCCTTATACATGGGGGCTTCTGGCTTCCATGCCTAGCCTTGATAATGATGGAAAGACTGAACTTGCAGCAATTCCAGGTACTCCTCCTGATTTAACTAACCCTCCAGTGGGAGACGCATTTGCAGCGAGGAACCAGTTTGCATTGGCCATAGATTTTGAAGAAGAACCGCCAATGTATCAGATTTCTGAAACGCACTTTGCAAAAACATGGCTGCTCCACCCGGATGCACCGGAAGTAGAACCGCCTGAAGCTGTCAAGCGCAGGATCCGCAAGCTCTCTTCTACATTCGATAAGCCTGTTTTAGTGAAGGAGGGCAAATAA
- a CDS encoding ABC transporter ATP-binding protein has translation MAEKLIEIKNLKQHFNVGRPNMVKAVDGISFDIYKGETLGLVGESGCGKSTTGRTIIRLYDATDGQVLFEGENVHGRKSAKELKKFNRKMQMIFQDPYASLNPRMTVADIIAEGIDIHGLATSKKERMERVYELLETVGLNKEHANRYPHEFSGGQRQRIGIARALAVQPEFIIADEPISALDVSIQAQVVNLMKQLQREKGLTYLFIAHDLSMVKYISDRIGVMYFGKLVEIAPADDLYNNPLHPYTQSLLSAIPLPDPETERTRKRTSYDPAVHNYTDSDQVEMREIAPGHYVYCSEKEAAQYKAQYKK, from the coding sequence ATGGCTGAAAAGTTAATTGAAATCAAAAATCTAAAGCAGCACTTTAATGTCGGCCGCCCTAATATGGTAAAGGCAGTAGACGGCATTTCATTTGACATCTACAAAGGTGAAACGCTTGGCCTTGTAGGCGAGTCAGGCTGCGGAAAATCGACGACCGGAAGAACGATCATCAGACTGTACGATGCTACAGACGGACAAGTCCTTTTTGAAGGAGAGAACGTCCATGGAAGGAAATCTGCTAAAGAGCTGAAGAAATTCAACCGCAAAATGCAGATGATTTTCCAGGATCCTTACGCTTCCCTGAATCCTAGGATGACTGTAGCTGATATCATTGCTGAAGGCATTGACATCCATGGCCTTGCCACAAGCAAGAAAGAGCGTATGGAAAGAGTGTATGAGCTTCTTGAAACGGTCGGCTTGAACAAAGAGCACGCTAACCGTTACCCGCATGAGTTCTCAGGCGGTCAGCGCCAGCGGATCGGGATTGCCCGCGCTCTTGCCGTACAGCCTGAATTCATCATTGCTGATGAGCCGATTTCAGCTCTCGATGTTTCCATCCAGGCACAGGTAGTAAACCTGATGAAGCAATTGCAGCGCGAAAAAGGGCTGACTTATCTGTTTATTGCCCATGACCTTTCCATGGTTAAATATATCAGTGACAGGATTGGAGTTATGTACTTCGGCAAGCTGGTTGAAATTGCTCCGGCCGATGATCTCTACAATAACCCGCTCCATCCTTATACACAGTCCCTTCTTTCTGCCATTCCGCTTCCGGATCCAGAAACTGAGAGGACCAGAAAGCGTACAAGCTATGATCCTGCTGTCCACAATTATACGGACAGTGATCAAGTGGAGATGCGGGAAATTGCACCAGGACATTATGTTTACTGCTCTGAAAAGGAAGCAGCACAATATAAGGCCCAATACAAAAAATAA
- a CDS encoding putative glycoside hydrolase: MKALKMTAAAAALSSLITIHASAEESEKLTNSSMPVREYIEMKKELPAAMARFKYDSGYTFEYPDAVRGVYVTGHSAGGEKFNKLVDLIGKTDLNAMVIDIKDDWGNLTYIPEGKSPYSSIGKPYIKDPATVLKTMEEKKIYPIARVVVFKDSVLANSKPEWSYKDGNKVWSNGRGESFVNPFLKEVWDYNVGIAIEAAKMGFQEIQFDYVRFPEGFEKREETLTYSTGEYNGADDNVQKRVQAVTDFVAYAREKLKPYDVQVSVDIFGYSATLPEAPGIGQNFSKISSNVDVISSMIYPSHWTSYFGISKPDLEPYNLVAEYSKLEKKKLAELEEAPVSRPWLQDFTASWLGAGNYKAYGKQEVEAQIKALKDQGINEYLLWNAGNSYTEGVDYTPGE, translated from the coding sequence ATGAAGGCTCTGAAAATGACTGCGGCTGCTGCTGCTTTGTCTTCGCTCATCACAATACATGCCAGTGCGGAAGAGAGTGAAAAGCTGACAAACAGCTCCATGCCCGTAAGAGAATACATAGAAATGAAAAAAGAACTGCCAGCAGCCATGGCACGTTTTAAATATGACTCAGGGTATACCTTTGAATACCCTGACGCTGTAAGAGGAGTCTATGTTACCGGGCATTCTGCCGGCGGAGAAAAATTTAATAAGTTAGTAGATTTGATCGGCAAAACTGACTTAAATGCCATGGTTATCGATATAAAGGATGACTGGGGCAATCTGACCTATATTCCTGAAGGGAAATCCCCGTACAGCTCCATCGGCAAACCCTATATAAAAGACCCTGCAACGGTTCTGAAAACAATGGAGGAGAAGAAGATTTATCCTATAGCCCGTGTGGTTGTCTTTAAGGATAGCGTATTGGCCAATAGCAAGCCGGAATGGTCATATAAGGACGGGAATAAGGTCTGGTCAAATGGCAGAGGTGAATCATTCGTAAACCCATTCCTGAAAGAGGTTTGGGATTATAATGTCGGTATAGCCATTGAAGCCGCTAAGATGGGATTCCAGGAAATTCAATTTGATTATGTCCGTTTTCCTGAAGGGTTTGAAAAACGTGAAGAGACTTTAACTTATTCTACTGGAGAGTATAATGGCGCTGATGATAATGTTCAAAAAAGGGTTCAGGCTGTCACTGACTTTGTAGCTTATGCGAGGGAAAAGCTTAAGCCTTATGATGTACAAGTTTCTGTTGATATCTTTGGCTACAGCGCAACACTGCCGGAAGCACCAGGAATCGGCCAGAATTTCTCTAAGATTTCCTCCAATGTTGATGTCATTTCATCAATGATTTATCCGAGTCATTGGACGTCCTATTTCGGGATCAGCAAGCCAGATCTGGAGCCATATAATCTTGTGGCAGAATATTCTAAGCTTGAGAAGAAGAAGCTTGCAGAGCTGGAAGAGGCGCCTGTATCAAGGCCATGGCTCCAGGACTTTACGGCATCGTGGCTGGGGGCAGGGAATTACAAGGCATACGGAAAGCAAGAGGTAGAAGCTCAGATTAAAGCCCTTAAAGACCAGGGGATCAATGAATATCTCCTTTGGAATGCAGGCAATTCCTACACAGAAGGCGTTGACTATACACCAGGGGAATAA
- a CDS encoding GNAT family N-acetyltransferase has product MHWYEKLNQYFPIEEMKSREHMETLLKERSEIYHKDEGKNHVLMYVELDNFVFIDYLFVSKAARGQGLGHKLLDKLKKKGKPIILEVEPVDYEDTDTEKRLKFYKREGFEHAQSIGYRRRSLATKEINSMEILYWAPGNESEELIYESMKKTYELIHTYKDAHFYGESYQPVEEVLTFEEDKSSGDVLKGL; this is encoded by the coding sequence ATGCATTGGTATGAAAAATTGAATCAATATTTCCCTATCGAAGAAATGAAATCCCGCGAGCATATGGAGACGCTGCTCAAGGAACGCTCTGAAATCTACCATAAGGACGAAGGAAAGAACCATGTTTTGATGTATGTTGAACTGGATAACTTCGTGTTCATCGACTACCTGTTTGTTTCAAAGGCAGCCAGGGGACAGGGTCTTGGCCATAAACTCCTTGATAAGCTTAAGAAAAAGGGAAAACCGATCATCCTTGAAGTAGAGCCGGTCGATTATGAAGACACCGACACAGAAAAAAGGCTCAAGTTTTACAAGCGGGAAGGCTTTGAGCATGCCCAATCGATCGGATATAGAAGGCGTTCCCTGGCAACAAAGGAAATCAACAGTATGGAAATCCTTTATTGGGCCCCTGGAAATGAATCGGAAGAACTGATCTACGAGAGCATGAAGAAGACATATGAGTTGATTCATACGTATAAAGATGCTCATTTCTACGGAGAATCCTACCAGCCGGTAGAGGAAGTACTGACATTTGAAGAAGACAAAAGTTCTGGAGATGTACTCAAAGGGCTCTAG
- the spxA gene encoding transcriptional regulator SpxA, with amino-acid sequence MVTLYTSPSCTSCRKAKSWLEEHEIGYKERNIFSEPLSIDEIKEILRMTEDGTDEIISTRSKTFQKLDVNLETMPLQELFELIKDNPGLLRRPIIIDEKRLQVGYNEDEIRRFLPRKVRTYQLREAQRMVN; translated from the coding sequence ATGGTCACATTATACACTTCACCAAGTTGCACATCTTGCAGGAAAGCGAAATCATGGCTTGAGGAGCATGAAATAGGCTATAAAGAGCGGAATATTTTTTCCGAACCCCTTTCAATTGATGAAATCAAGGAAATCCTCCGTATGACGGAAGATGGTACGGATGAAATTATCTCTACGAGATCAAAGACGTTCCAAAAACTTGACGTGAACCTGGAAACCATGCCGCTTCAAGAGCTGTTTGAGTTAATTAAGGATAATCCCGGTCTGCTGCGCCGTCCAATCATTATTGACGAAAAGCGTCTTCAGGTTGGCTATAACGAAGATGAAATCAGACGCTTCCTTCCGCGCAAAGTACGCACGTATCAGCTGCGGGAAGCACAGCGTATGGTTAACTGA
- the mecA gene encoding adaptor protein MecA, translating to MEIERINDNTVKFYISYIDIEERGFDRDEIWYNRERSEELFWEMMDEVHQEEEFMVEGPLWIQVQALDKGLEVLVTKAQLSKDGQKFELPVPEDKLKDLPVEERIEDLLDQHFTKHEDEEDSSYEDNLEFLLKFDDFEDIISLSKTSSLDSLETKLYSFENKYYLYVEFPDEEDLDEEQIDNALSILLEFGRETQTTIHRIEEYGKLIIDGDVFGELRKYFD from the coding sequence ATGGAAATTGAACGGATTAATGATAATACTGTCAAGTTTTACATTTCTTATATTGATATAGAAGAGAGAGGCTTTGACCGGGATGAAATCTGGTACAACCGCGAGCGGAGCGAGGAACTCTTTTGGGAAATGATGGACGAAGTGCATCAGGAAGAAGAGTTCATGGTGGAAGGGCCTTTATGGATTCAGGTACAAGCTTTGGATAAAGGGCTCGAGGTGCTGGTCACCAAGGCGCAGCTTTCCAAAGACGGCCAGAAATTTGAACTTCCCGTTCCTGAGGATAAGCTGAAAGATCTGCCTGTTGAAGAGAGGATCGAGGATTTGCTGGATCAGCATTTCACAAAGCATGAAGATGAAGAAGACTCTTCTTATGAAGATAATCTTGAGTTTCTTCTGAAATTTGATGATTTTGAAGATATCATTTCCCTTTCCAAAACTTCCAGCCTGGATTCCTTGGAAACAAAGCTTTATTCATTTGAAAATAAATACTATCTGTATGTTGAATTTCCTGATGAGGAAGATCTTGATGAAGAGCAGATTGATAATGCTTTGAGCATCCTGCTTGAATTCGGGCGTGAAACCCAGACGACGATCCACCGGATTGAAGAATACGGTAAGCTTATAATAGATGGAGATGTCTTCGGGGAGCTCAGGAAATATTTTGATTAA